The following are from one region of the Girardinichthys multiradiatus isolate DD_20200921_A chromosome 9, DD_fGirMul_XY1, whole genome shotgun sequence genome:
- the LOC124874438 gene encoding P-selectin-like: MSKETAVECPPLSLPENGDLNCSRGGWKFSTICRFKCHPGFVLNGSSDVTCEANRTWTDPQPVCSAVKCPLLSQLVNGSHSCSEESQIFNSTCHFKCHLGFFMIGSSTVTCAANGDWTGPRPVCTSYKQALLAVAGCGALSSIFCICFCCMKHQKRKKLAQERSVLMQPEDATSPSSDVDGGSTNGNSLTP, encoded by the exons ATGTCCAAAGAGACAG CTGTAGAATGCCCCCCTCTGTCTCTGCCTGAAAATGGAGACCTTAACTGCTCACGAGGTGGATGGAAATTCAGCACGATCTGTCGCTTTAAATGCCATCCAGGATTCGTCCTAAACGGCTCATCTGATGTGACCTGTGAAGCCAACAGGACCTGGACTGATCCACAACCTGTTTGTTCTG CTGTGAAATGCCCTCTTCTCTCTCAACTTGTTAATGGCAGCCACAGCTGCTCCGAAGAAAGCCAGATATTTAACTCAACCTGCCACTTCAAATGCCATCTGGGTTTCTTCATGATTGGCTCATCGACTGTAACCTGTGCGGCAAATGGAGACTGGACCGGACCGAGACCTGTTTGCACAA GCTATAAACAGGCTCTGCTGGCTGTAGCTGGGTGTGGAGCCTTGTCTTCGatcttttgcatttgtttttgctgcatGAAGCACCAAAAAA GGAAGAAACTTGCTCAGGAAAGGTCAGTGTTAAT GCAGCCTGAAGATGCAACAAGTCCATCCAGTGATGTAGATGGAGGGTCAACAAATGGAAACTCACTGACACCCTAA
- the LOC124873452 gene encoding tubulin alpha-1C chain-like, producing MRECISVHIGQAGAQIGNACWELYCLEHGIQPDGQMPSDKTIGGGDDSFNTFFSETGAGKHVPRAIFVDLEPTVIDEVRTGTYRQLFHPEQLITGKEDAANNYARGHYTIGKEIIDLVMERIRRLSDKCTGLQGFLVFHSFGGGTGSGFTSLLMERLSVEYGKKSKLEFSIYPAPQVSTAVVEPYNSILTTHTTLEHSDCAFMVDNEAIYDICCRNLDIERPTYTNLNRLISQIVSSITASLRFDGALNVDLTEFQTNLVPYPRIHFPLATYAPVISTEKAYHEQLTVAEITNSCFEPANQMVKCDPRIGKYMACCLLYRGDVVPKDVNVAIAAIKTKRSIQFVDWCPTGFKVGINYQPPTVVPGGDLAKVQRAVCMLSNTTAIAEAWARLNHKFDLMYTKRAFVHWYVGEGMEEGEFSEAREDLAALEKDYEEVGAESLAEEDEGEEY from the exons ATG CGTGAGTGCATCTCTGTTCATATAGGGCAAGCAGGTGCCCAGATTGGTAATGCCTGCTGGGAGCTCTACTGCCTGGAACATGGGATACAGCCGGATGGACAGATGCCCAGTGACAAGACCATCGGAGGAGGAGACGACTCTTTCAATACGTTCTTCAGTGAAACAGGAGCTGGGAAGCATGTCCCCAGAGCTATTTTTGTAGACCTTGAGCCTACTGTCATTG ATGAAGTGCGCACTGGAACCTACCGCCAGCTGTTTCACCCTGAGCAGCTGATCACTGGTAAGGAAGATGCTGCCAACAACTACGCCCGTGGACACTacaccatcggaaaagagatcATCGACCTGGTTATGGAGAGGATACGCAGACTG TCTGACAagtgcacaggccttcagggcTTCCTGGTTTTCCATAGCTTTGGTGGAGGAACTGGCTCTGGTTTTACCTCCCTGCTTATGGAGCGTCTTTCTGTGGAATATGGCAAGAAGTCCAAACTGGAGTTTTCAATCTACCCAGCTCCTCAGGTGTCCACTGCTGTGGTGGAGCCTTACAACTCCATATTGACCACCCACACCACCCTGGAGCACTCTGACTGTGCTTTCATGGTGGACAACGAGGCAATCTACGATATCTGTTGCCGAAACCTTGACATCGAGCGTCCCACCTACACCAATCTGAACAGGCTCATAAGCCAGATCGTGTCCTCCATTACCGCTTCTCTTCGCTTTGATGGTGCCCTAAATGTGGATTTGACAGAATTCCAGACCAACTTGGTGCCGTATCCTCGCATCCACTTCCCTCTGGCCACATATGCCCCAGTGATCTCCACCGAGAAGGCCTACCATGAGCAGCTCACTGTGGCTGAGATCACAAACTCCTGCTTTGAGCCTGCCAATCAGATGGTAAAATGCGACCCCCGCATTGGCAAGTACATGGCTTGCTGCCTTCTCTACAGGGGCGACGTGGTGCCCAAAGACGTCAATGTTGCCATCGCTGCAATCAAAACAAAGCGATCTATCCAGTTTGTGGACTGGTGTCCAACTGGTTTCAAGGTGGGCATCAACTACCAGCCACCCACCGTGGTTCCTGGGGGAGACCTGGCCAAGGTCCAGAGGGCTGTGTGCATGCTGAGTAACACCACAGCTATTGCAGAGGCCTGGGCTCGACTTAACCACAAGTTTGACCTGATGTACACCAAGCGGGCTTTTGTTCACTGGTATGTGGGTGAAGGGATGGAAGAGGGTGAATTCTCTGAAGCCAGGGAGGATTTGGCAGCTCTGGAGAAGGATTATGAGGAGGTTGGAGCTGAGAGCTTGGCTGAGGAAGATGAAGGAGAAGAATATTAA